The Commensalibacter nepenthis genome has a window encoding:
- a CDS encoding copper resistance CopC family protein, with protein sequence MQKYYQISFAALSIFIGLSVAGTSVYAIEVKSSLPKENQTLQAGIQEIMLKYDHEFNPFRSRLLLVGEKGEPKLIPATVSLDHTQVKTTYPLIAGKYKLQWQIWTWKGEESSGEIPFTVVGNAHDTNHSTANFSPAPATNGQSGNASAKQAPSN encoded by the coding sequence GTGCAAAAATATTATCAAATTAGTTTTGCAGCTCTTTCCATATTCATCGGACTTAGTGTTGCTGGAACGTCTGTATATGCGATTGAGGTCAAAAGCTCTCTTCCAAAAGAAAATCAAACATTACAGGCAGGCATTCAAGAAATTATGTTGAAATACGATCATGAGTTTAATCCTTTTCGCAGTAGGTTATTGTTGGTTGGTGAAAAGGGAGAACCGAAACTTATTCCTGCAACGGTTTCATTGGATCATACACAGGTGAAAACAACTTATCCGTTAATTGCTGGAAAATATAAATTACAATGGCAGATTTGGACTTGGAAAGGCGAAGAAAGCTCTGGTGAAATTCCTTTCACTGTTGTTGGAAATGCACATGATACCAATCACTCCACAGCTAATTTTAGTCCAGCTCCAGCAACGAATGGACAAAGCGGTAATGCCAGCGCAAAGCAAGCACCAAGTAATTGA
- a CDS encoding S41 family peptidase, with amino-acid sequence MILFNQRKRLWLSTMLVQVGLLSGGVFSFSAFAVEQQDSKEQALMRYPTLHGGKIAFVARGDVWEVEKQGGTARRLTADTGEDLMPRYSPDGKWLAFTASYQGNRDVYVMPAAGGAVRRLTYHSDVVASAPERWGPDNMVVTWTPDSKEIVFLSRRNAWNSWMSLPFTVSIDGGLPKQLPLDRSGFMSYDTSGKEIAYTRIYRDFRTWKRYDGGLAQDVYTYNFDTKKLNQITHWKGTDTIPMWYQNKIYFLSDRDANRRLNLWVYDKNTGETTQVTHFTDYDIDFPSLGDNGIVFQQGGKLYVLDLPSEQLHTVSVKVPDDGTRTMPRFVEVNDSIRKIDAAQQPDYSISPNGKRAAFAARGNIFTVPVEHGAIRNLIYASDVDADHPVWSPDGQWIAYTTDKNGEQNIAIRPSVGGEEKILTDFKSGYYYAPRFSPDGKKLAFSDGNHNLWLIDVSGKNLKKIAVDRNAEIHDFNFSPDSKWIVYSLTQANQQRNLWVYNINQNMPSRLTTGQNSDYLPVFSPDGKYLYFVSNRYENTVFADNEMNALTVKSAGIYIATLANDTPSPFAVRSDEGQTETKESKEDKEAKKPSVPDVKIDTQGFGERIVPVPMTGGEITDMQAAGDKIYYLLSPPQTISGEFSGEKPELHVYDLKERKDTLIEKGIDNYSLSYDGKKVLYNQKDSWIIADAKEKHADDKTLDVSSMRVRIEPPKEWQEMFENAWRLQRDLFVNPKMNGQDWQAVHDKYAALVPLAGSRSDVNYIIGQMVGEIGNSHTYVGGGDQQDPVKAVSTALLGVDFAYDAQKERYSLAKIYQGDNSRKQYRSPLTESGLNIHEGDYLLSVNGQEIKGNVNPYQFFVGVSNPVRLSFEDKDTGKVKNVEVNTVKNELSLKEREWVEHNRQIVDRLSNGRIAYIYLSDMEELGMQQFIRQFYSQLDKQAVIIDDRWNGGGFIDQILLERLRRILVGMTTNREKMQATLPQQLINGPKVTLVNQYSASDGDIFPYYFRKYGLGKVIGKRTWGGVRGIRGYWPLRDGGYITIPEESLYGLNSEWIIENHGVEPDIEVENTPGELQEGHDKQLETAVNYLLKELKDHPSVLPAPPSWDTAYPPQGEPFAKNASEAKHNSK; translated from the coding sequence ATGATTTTGTTTAACCAGCGTAAAAGATTATGGCTCAGTACGATGTTGGTTCAGGTTGGACTATTAAGCGGTGGTGTATTTTCCTTTTCTGCATTTGCGGTGGAACAGCAGGATTCAAAAGAACAAGCATTAATGCGTTATCCGACTTTACATGGGGGTAAGATCGCTTTTGTTGCTCGTGGTGATGTGTGGGAAGTGGAAAAACAAGGGGGAACAGCTCGTCGTTTAACCGCTGATACGGGCGAGGATTTAATGCCCAGATATTCGCCCGATGGAAAATGGTTGGCTTTTACTGCCAGTTATCAAGGAAACCGTGATGTTTATGTGATGCCGGCTGCTGGTGGAGCGGTTAGGCGGTTAACCTATCACTCTGATGTGGTTGCTTCTGCTCCAGAGCGGTGGGGGCCTGATAATATGGTGGTGACTTGGACGCCTGATTCAAAAGAGATCGTTTTTTTATCCCGTAGAAATGCGTGGAACAGCTGGATGAGCCTTCCATTTACAGTTTCTATTGATGGCGGTTTGCCTAAACAATTGCCGCTCGATCGTTCTGGTTTTATGAGTTACGATACTTCGGGTAAAGAAATTGCTTATACGCGTATTTATCGCGATTTTCGTACATGGAAACGCTATGACGGTGGTTTGGCGCAGGATGTTTATACGTATAATTTTGATACGAAGAAGTTAAATCAAATTACGCATTGGAAAGGCACTGACACTATTCCAATGTGGTATCAGAATAAGATTTATTTCTTGTCAGATCGTGATGCCAATCGCCGTTTGAATTTGTGGGTGTATGACAAGAACACAGGCGAAACAACACAAGTTACCCATTTCACAGATTATGATATTGATTTTCCATCATTGGGTGATAATGGTATTGTTTTCCAACAAGGCGGTAAATTATATGTTTTGGATTTGCCGTCAGAGCAGCTTCATACTGTATCTGTTAAAGTTCCCGATGACGGCACACGTACCATGCCTCGTTTTGTAGAGGTTAATGATTCTATTCGTAAAATTGATGCTGCACAACAACCAGATTATTCAATTTCTCCTAATGGTAAACGTGCTGCTTTTGCCGCCAGAGGGAATATTTTTACGGTTCCTGTGGAACATGGTGCCATTCGGAATTTGATTTATGCTAGTGATGTTGATGCCGATCATCCTGTATGGTCGCCTGACGGGCAGTGGATTGCCTATACAACAGACAAAAACGGTGAACAAAATATTGCTATTCGTCCATCAGTTGGTGGAGAAGAAAAAATCCTAACGGATTTTAAATCAGGATATTATTATGCACCACGTTTTTCACCAGATGGCAAAAAACTAGCCTTTTCTGATGGAAATCATAATTTATGGTTGATTGATGTTTCTGGTAAAAATTTAAAGAAAATTGCTGTTGATCGTAACGCAGAAATTCATGATTTTAATTTTTCTCCTGACAGCAAATGGATTGTGTATAGTTTAACACAGGCTAATCAACAGCGTAATTTATGGGTGTATAATATTAATCAAAATATGCCTTCTCGCTTAACTACAGGTCAAAATAGTGATTATTTACCTGTATTTTCTCCTGATGGGAAATATTTATATTTTGTTTCTAATCGTTATGAAAATACGGTGTTTGCCGATAATGAAATGAACGCCTTAACGGTTAAAAGTGCGGGGATTTATATTGCGACTTTAGCCAATGATACTCCGTCACCTTTTGCTGTGCGTTCTGATGAGGGGCAAACCGAAACTAAGGAAAGCAAGGAAGATAAAGAGGCAAAAAAACCATCTGTTCCTGATGTAAAAATTGATACCCAAGGATTTGGTGAACGAATTGTTCCGGTGCCAATGACAGGGGGTGAGATTACCGATATGCAAGCTGCTGGGGACAAGATTTATTATCTATTATCTCCACCGCAAACGATTTCAGGAGAATTTTCTGGTGAAAAGCCTGAATTGCATGTTTATGATTTAAAAGAACGCAAAGACACATTAATAGAAAAAGGGATTGATAATTACAGCCTTTCTTATGATGGAAAGAAGGTTCTTTATAATCAAAAAGACTCTTGGATAATCGCGGATGCTAAAGAAAAACATGCCGATGATAAAACACTAGATGTTTCTTCGATGCGTGTTCGGATAGAACCACCCAAAGAATGGCAAGAAATGTTCGAGAATGCTTGGCGTTTACAAAGGGATTTATTCGTAAATCCGAAAATGAATGGTCAAGATTGGCAAGCTGTTCATGATAAATATGCGGCTCTTGTTCCTTTGGCTGGCTCTCGTTCCGATGTAAATTACATTATTGGGCAAATGGTGGGTGAGATAGGGAACTCTCATACCTATGTTGGAGGTGGTGACCAACAAGATCCTGTCAAAGCTGTTTCAACGGCGCTGTTAGGGGTGGATTTTGCCTATGATGCACAAAAAGAGCGTTATTCATTGGCTAAGATTTATCAAGGGGATAATAGTCGTAAACAATATCGCAGTCCTTTGACCGAGTCTGGATTGAATATTCATGAAGGGGATTATTTATTGTCTGTTAACGGGCAAGAGATCAAAGGAAATGTGAATCCTTATCAATTCTTTGTTGGGGTTTCTAATCCTGTGCGATTGTCTTTTGAAGATAAAGATACAGGTAAAGTCAAAAATGTTGAAGTTAATACCGTTAAAAATGAACTTTCTTTAAAAGAAAGAGAGTGGGTAGAACATAATCGCCAGATAGTCGATCGTTTATCCAATGGTCGAATTGCCTATATTTATCTATCTGATATGGAAGAATTGGGAATGCAGCAATTTATTCGCCAATTTTATTCTCAGCTTGATAAACAAGCTGTGATTATTGATGACCGTTGGAATGGGGGTGGTTTTATCGATCAAATTTTATTGGAAAGATTAAGACGTATCTTGGTTGGTATGACGACTAATCGTGAAAAGATGCAAGCAACCTTGCCTCAACAATTGATTAATGGACCTAAAGTAACCTTGGTGAATCAATATTCTGCCTCTGATGGCGATATTTTCCCCTATTATTTCCGTAAATACGGATTGGGTAAAGTCATTGGTAAACGCACATGGGGTGGTGTCCGTGGTATTCGCGGATATTGGCCTTTACGTGATGGTGGATATATTACCATTCCAGAGGAAAGCCTGTATGGATTGAATTCTGAATGGATTATCGAAAATCATGGGGTTGAACCTGATATCGAAGTTGAAAATACACCTGGTGAGTTACAAGAGGGTCATGACAAACAACTGGAAACGGCAGTTAATTATTTATTAAAAGAATTAAAAGATCATCCTTCTGTTTTACCAGCCCCCCCAAGTTGGGATACGGCTTATCCTCCTCAAGGGGAGCCTTTTGCGAAGAATGCTTCAGAAGCAAAGCATAATTCGAAATAA
- the acnA gene encoding aconitate hydratase AcnA: MKLIGQDSLKTCRTLDVDGKSYHYFSLPEAEKKIGSVKYLPNTLKVLLENILRFENGKAFTVENAKSVVEWLKNHRSDSEVPFRPARILMQDFTGVPAVVDLAAMREGMINLKGDPQKVNPLIPVNLVIDHSVMVDYSASSTALTQNITLEFQRNAERYAFLRWGQEAFKDFSVVPPDTGICHQVNLEHIAKVVWHNEEDGKTYAYPDTLYGTDSHTTMINGLGVLGWGVGGIEAEAAMLGQPITMLIPDVIGFKLTGKLAAGVTATDLVLKVTEMLRKKGVVGKFVEFFGPALDHLPLYTRATIANMAPEYGATCGFFPVDQQALDYLRLTGRDEHQIKLVEAYLKAQGMFRDANAVDPEFTDTLELDIGTVVPSISGPSRPQDRIDLSSATKVFEKALTDTFNVPVAQDKSYPVANADYNLEHGSVVIAAITSCTNTSNAEVMMAAGLLAKKAHALGLKRKPWVKTSLAPGSKVATNYLQKAGLIEPLNALGFNIVGYGCTTCIGNSGPLEDDIVDAIENNKLVASAVLSGNRNFEGRISPNVRANYLASPPLVIAYAILGTLRKDITKDPIGVSKDGKEIYLKDIWPSAKEISDAMASSITQTEFLKGYDGVEKGPKEWQALSVATGSQTYGWDEKSTYVRNPPYFDGMGQEAPAKRPDIKGARVLAILADNVTTDHISPAGSIRKDSPAGRYLTENGVSVEDFNSYGSRRGNHEVMMRGTFANIRIRNEMVPGVEGGYSKHYPDGKEGAIYDVAMQYMQENTPLVVFGGKEYGMGSSRDWAAKGTNLLGVKAVVAESFERIHRSNLVGMGVLPLLFVEGTTRKTLNLKGDEQIDILGVETLQPRQKMTMIVHRADGSTQEVPLICRVDTQEEVEYYRHGGILPYVLRLMAE, translated from the coding sequence ATGAAGCTCATTGGCCAAGATAGTTTAAAAACATGTCGCACATTAGATGTTGATGGAAAAAGCTATCATTATTTTTCTTTACCCGAAGCAGAAAAAAAAATAGGCTCTGTGAAATATTTGCCTAATACATTAAAAGTATTGCTAGAAAATATTCTACGTTTCGAAAATGGAAAAGCCTTTACAGTTGAAAATGCAAAATCTGTCGTAGAATGGTTAAAAAATCATCGTAGTGATTCCGAGGTCCCATTTCGCCCAGCACGTATTTTGATGCAAGATTTTACAGGCGTGCCAGCCGTTGTGGATTTGGCTGCTATGCGTGAAGGAATGATAAATTTAAAAGGAGACCCTCAAAAGGTTAACCCATTAATTCCAGTAAATTTGGTCATCGATCACTCTGTGATGGTTGATTACTCAGCGTCTTCTACCGCATTAACACAAAATATTACCTTGGAATTCCAACGTAATGCTGAACGTTATGCATTTCTACGTTGGGGGCAGGAAGCATTTAAAGATTTCTCAGTGGTTCCACCGGATACAGGAATTTGTCACCAGGTCAACTTGGAACATATTGCTAAAGTGGTCTGGCATAATGAAGAAGATGGTAAAACCTACGCTTATCCAGATACTTTGTATGGAACAGATTCTCATACAACCATGATTAATGGTCTTGGTGTTCTCGGTTGGGGTGTTGGTGGTATCGAAGCCGAAGCTGCGATGTTGGGTCAACCGATCACCATGTTAATTCCTGATGTGATTGGGTTTAAATTAACAGGCAAATTGGCCGCTGGCGTGACTGCAACGGACTTAGTCTTAAAAGTTACCGAAATGCTTCGGAAAAAAGGTGTTGTTGGTAAGTTTGTTGAATTTTTTGGTCCAGCTTTGGATCATTTACCCCTTTATACCCGTGCAACGATTGCGAATATGGCACCTGAATATGGGGCAACTTGTGGGTTCTTCCCTGTTGACCAACAAGCACTTGATTATTTGCGTTTAACAGGTCGTGATGAGCATCAAATTAAATTAGTGGAAGCCTATCTTAAAGCCCAAGGCATGTTTCGTGATGCGAACGCTGTTGATCCAGAATTTACAGATACGTTGGAGCTTGATATCGGAACGGTTGTTCCTTCAATCTCTGGTCCAAGCCGCCCACAAGATCGTATTGATCTGTCCAGTGCAACAAAGGTTTTTGAAAAAGCATTAACGGACACCTTTAATGTTCCTGTGGCTCAAGATAAATCCTATCCCGTTGCAAATGCTGATTATAATCTGGAGCATGGTTCTGTTGTCATTGCCGCGATTACATCTTGTACGAATACTTCTAATGCCGAAGTGATGATGGCAGCTGGTTTATTAGCAAAAAAAGCACATGCATTGGGATTAAAGCGTAAACCTTGGGTCAAAACATCGTTAGCGCCTGGGTCAAAAGTTGCAACTAACTATCTGCAAAAAGCAGGGTTGATTGAACCATTAAATGCATTGGGTTTTAATATCGTTGGATATGGTTGCACCACCTGTATTGGGAATTCTGGTCCATTAGAAGATGATATTGTTGATGCGATTGAAAATAATAAACTAGTTGCTTCTGCTGTATTATCTGGTAACCGTAACTTTGAAGGTCGTATTTCCCCGAATGTGCGTGCGAATTATCTTGCCAGCCCGCCATTAGTGATTGCCTATGCAATCTTGGGAACGTTGCGTAAAGATATTACCAAAGATCCAATTGGTGTTTCAAAAGATGGTAAAGAAATCTATTTAAAAGATATCTGGCCATCAGCTAAAGAGATTTCTGATGCAATGGCTTCTTCTATTACCCAAACAGAATTCCTTAAAGGATATGATGGTGTAGAAAAAGGTCCCAAAGAATGGCAAGCCTTGTCGGTTGCGACTGGATCTCAAACCTATGGCTGGGATGAAAAATCAACTTATGTTCGTAATCCACCTTACTTTGATGGCATGGGTCAAGAAGCACCAGCAAAACGCCCTGATATCAAAGGGGCAAGAGTATTGGCAATCTTGGCTGATAACGTGACAACTGATCATATTTCTCCAGCTGGTTCTATTCGTAAAGATTCACCAGCAGGCAGATACCTGACTGAAAATGGGGTGAGTGTTGAAGATTTTAACTCTTATGGGTCGCGTCGTGGTAACCATGAAGTCATGATGCGTGGAACATTTGCCAATATTCGTATTCGTAACGAGATGGTTCCTGGTGTTGAAGGTGGATATAGTAAGCATTATCCTGATGGCAAAGAAGGTGCGATCTATGACGTTGCAATGCAATATATGCAAGAAAACACACCGTTGGTTGTCTTTGGTGGTAAAGAATACGGTATGGGTTCTTCTCGTGACTGGGCAGCCAAAGGTACCAATCTTTTGGGTGTAAAAGCAGTTGTTGCAGAGAGCTTTGAACGTATTCACCGTTCTAACCTTGTAGGAATGGGCGTGTTACCTTTGTTATTTGTAGAAGGCACCACACGGAAAACATTGAACCTTAAAGGTGACGAGCAAATTGATATTCTTGGTGTGGAAACCTTGCAACCACGTCAAAAAATGACAATGATTGTTCATCGTGCTGATGGTTCTACTCAAGAAGTTCCATTAATTTGTCGTGTGGATACCCAAGAAGAAGTTGAATATTACCGTCATGGTGGTATCTTACCTTATGTTCTCCGCTTAATGGCTGAGTAA
- the ccmA gene encoding heme ABC exporter ATP-binding protein CcmA, which yields MQTLPIISANIFKINHIRAFHGEKLILKNISFSLSSGESLIITGQNGAGKSTLLRILAGLKSVDAGIITWNDQDISKQFIEHTQNIAWLSHQDSLKPALTVKENLQLTSQIYNTNIQHALTIVNLNHMADIAVRMLSAGQKRRTALARILLKPAQLWLLDEPTVGLDQETIEQLGFIFKDFTKQGGMIITTTHIPLPLENSKTLHLTPSSSMVSSL from the coding sequence ATGCAAACACTGCCCATCATATCTGCTAATATTTTTAAAATTAATCATATCCGTGCTTTTCATGGGGAAAAGCTAATTTTAAAAAATATTAGCTTTTCTCTCTCTTCTGGTGAGTCTCTAATTATCACAGGACAAAATGGTGCTGGAAAAAGTACGTTACTGCGTATTTTGGCAGGCTTGAAATCTGTTGATGCGGGAATAATTACTTGGAATGACCAAGATATTTCCAAACAATTTATAGAACATACACAAAATATTGCTTGGCTTAGCCATCAGGATTCTTTGAAACCTGCCTTGACGGTCAAAGAAAACTTACAACTTACCAGCCAAATTTATAACACCAATATTCAACATGCCTTGACAATTGTGAACCTGAACCACATGGCGGATATCGCTGTTCGTATGTTATCTGCGGGACAAAAGCGACGCACAGCGCTGGCACGTATTTTACTAAAACCTGCACAATTATGGTTATTGGATGAACCCACTGTTGGTCTGGATCAGGAAACAATCGAACAGTTGGGGTTTATCTTTAAGGATTTTACCAAACAAGGGGGAATGATTATCACTACAACCCATATTCCTTTACCTTTGGAAAACAGTAAAACACTTCATCTCACTCCATCTTCCTCTATGGTATCCTCTTTATAA
- a CDS encoding iron-containing alcohol dehydrogenase, protein MNHSISLPRYVEYGKNAIQKLPELLKKIGISAPFIISDQVMLALGFVDQLSDVLQEQDFGIFTNTVPEPTAQSIVNGVVAFELGQYDGIVALGGGSVIDSAKAIAILGRFGGKIQNYKFPYRIDKPGLPIIAIPTTAGTGSECTAVTIITDEITQEKMLCMGDGLLPTATIIDYRFTVTVPKRITADTGIDALTHAIEAYVSKKANLFSDQQALSAMRLIGKNILTVYHDGKNETAREAMLLAAMLAGVAFSNSSVALVHGMSRPIGAFFHVPHGLSNAILLPLVTEYSIGAASERYAQCAKAIGMAEEKDDILVANQKLIKGLYQLNKELEVPKIRSLGIEYDKFNQVIHIMAEQSLNSGSPFNNPKVPSASEIIEIYQNLWV, encoded by the coding sequence ATGAATCATTCAATTTCTTTGCCACGCTATGTCGAATATGGTAAAAATGCTATTCAAAAATTACCTGAATTATTAAAAAAAATTGGAATTTCAGCACCTTTTATTATCAGCGATCAAGTGATGTTAGCATTAGGTTTTGTAGATCAACTTTCAGATGTTTTACAAGAACAGGATTTTGGAATTTTTACCAATACGGTGCCTGAGCCTACTGCACAATCTATTGTGAATGGTGTGGTAGCGTTTGAGTTGGGACAATATGATGGTATTGTTGCCTTAGGTGGAGGCAGTGTTATTGATAGTGCCAAAGCAATTGCAATTTTAGGACGATTTGGTGGTAAAATTCAGAATTATAAATTCCCATATAGAATTGATAAACCAGGATTGCCTATTATTGCTATTCCTACAACTGCTGGAACGGGGTCAGAATGTACAGCGGTTACTATTATTACTGATGAAATTACACAAGAAAAGATGTTGTGTATGGGAGACGGTTTACTACCAACAGCAACGATTATCGATTATAGGTTTACAGTAACTGTTCCCAAAAGAATTACCGCAGATACAGGGATTGATGCTTTAACGCATGCGATTGAGGCATATGTAAGCAAAAAAGCAAATTTATTTAGTGATCAACAGGCTTTGTCAGCAATGCGTTTGATTGGTAAAAATATTTTAACAGTATATCACGATGGAAAAAATGAAACAGCCAGAGAGGCAATGTTATTAGCTGCAATGCTTGCAGGTGTAGCTTTTTCTAACTCTTCTGTTGCGTTGGTACATGGAATGAGTCGCCCTATAGGTGCGTTTTTTCATGTTCCTCATGGATTATCAAATGCGATCTTATTGCCATTGGTAACAGAATATTCCATTGGCGCTGCGTCAGAACGATATGCACAATGTGCCAAAGCAATAGGAATGGCAGAAGAAAAAGACGATATTCTTGTAGCTAATCAAAAATTAATAAAAGGTTTATATCAGTTAAATAAAGAACTTGAAGTGCCGAAAATTCGGTCTTTGGGAATTGAATATGACAAATTTAATCAAGTAATTCATATCATGGCAGAACAATCATTAAATTCAGGATCGCCTTTTAATAATCCTAAAGTCCCTTCGGCAAGTGAGATTATTGAGATATATCAAAATTTATGGGTATAA
- a CDS encoding DUF805 domain-containing protein, which yields MLRNFFFWAIQCIQRGFDFKGRACRREVWSYAVFIGIINLLLSLIIGETLAGILMFILFIIPGISSCVKRLHDINLSGKWVFVFYGMIFAVYGYVIYIFIALGMMSDQYPGIENLSDEEIWQFMTQYMSDEVVNLLVLFGIHLVTSIVLLVLMLKRGTAGENKYGQPHDYIDRDRSILDKH from the coding sequence ATGTTACGTAATTTCTTTTTCTGGGCGATTCAGTGTATTCAAAGAGGATTTGATTTTAAAGGTAGAGCCTGTAGGCGAGAGGTCTGGAGCTATGCTGTTTTTATAGGTATTATCAATCTCTTATTATCCTTGATCATAGGAGAAACCCTTGCTGGAATTTTAATGTTCATTTTATTTATTATTCCGGGAATATCATCATGTGTAAAAAGATTACATGATATTAATCTGAGTGGTAAATGGGTGTTTGTGTTTTATGGGATGATTTTTGCTGTTTATGGATATGTTATATATATATTTATAGCTTTGGGAATGATGTCAGATCAATATCCCGGTATTGAAAATCTCTCTGACGAAGAAATTTGGCAATTTATGACGCAATATATGTCAGATGAAGTTGTAAATTTATTAGTTCTGTTTGGTATACATTTGGTTACCAGTATTGTCCTGTTAGTATTAATGTTAAAGCGCGGTACAGCAGGAGAAAACAAATATGGTCAGCCTCATGATTATATTGATCGAGACCGTTCTATTCTTGATAAACATTAA
- the pflA gene encoding pyruvate formate lyase 1-activating protein — MSAELITGRIHSVESFGTVDGDGIRFIVFVQGCLMQCLYCHNPDALDIKGGQTVTVPELMKEIVTYKSFLQPNGGGVTASGGEAVLQAKFITELFKAVHQENLTTCLDTNGYVGDYNQDIINLVNESDLVMLDLKQINDDIHRKLTGISNQYAKRFAEYLYQQHKRTWIRYVIVPRWTDDNESAHLLGQFTKDMDNIERIELLPFHQMGASKWKTLGKDYKLKGIEPPSVETLKRLHSILTSYGHKVIY; from the coding sequence ATGTCAGCAGAACTTATTACAGGACGTATTCATTCCGTTGAATCTTTTGGTACCGTTGATGGGGATGGAATTCGATTTATTGTCTTTGTTCAAGGCTGTTTAATGCAATGTTTATACTGTCATAATCCCGATGCTTTGGATATTAAAGGCGGGCAAACTGTCACCGTTCCAGAGTTGATGAAAGAAATCGTAACCTATAAATCTTTCCTACAACCTAATGGCGGTGGGGTTACGGCTTCTGGTGGAGAAGCTGTTTTACAAGCAAAATTTATAACAGAACTTTTTAAAGCAGTGCATCAAGAAAATCTTACAACTTGTCTTGATACCAATGGTTATGTCGGTGACTATAACCAAGATATTATTAATTTGGTCAATGAATCTGATCTCGTCATGCTTGATCTAAAACAAATCAATGATGATATCCATAGAAAATTGACAGGTATTTCTAATCAATATGCTAAACGATTTGCAGAATATTTATATCAACAACATAAACGTACTTGGATACGATATGTGATTGTTCCAAGATGGACAGATGATAATGAATCTGCACATTTATTGGGGCAATTTACCAAAGATATGGATAATATTGAACGCATCGAACTATTACCTTTCCATCAAATGGGTGCAAGTAAATGGAAAACTTTGGGCAAAGATTATAAATTAAAAGGCATTGAGCCTCCATCAGTTGAGACGTTAAAACGATTACACTCTATTTTGACAAGTTACGGACATAAAGTCATTTATTGA
- the ccmB gene encoding heme exporter protein CcmB: MRIFLFFIRREIQLSLKYSTDSLGTILFFILIASLFPLALGPEPQLLRQIAPGILWVCVLLAALLPIERLFNHEYEDGSLEQLMLLGLPPYGVAFAKMLGHWLTTGLPLLIASIPLALMFNFPYHALPLFILSLMIGTGCLSLLGGMATCIALGARRSPFLLPLLTFPLLTPIIIFGAMITDAQLHTMNYMPHLQLLGACFALALPLCPFVAGAGLKLAVE; encoded by the coding sequence ATGCGTATTTTTTTATTCTTTATTCGCCGTGAAATACAACTATCCCTGAAATACAGCACGGACAGTTTGGGCACAATCTTGTTTTTTATTTTAATCGCTTCTTTATTTCCACTGGCACTAGGACCAGAACCACAATTACTACGTCAAATTGCCCCTGGAATTTTATGGGTATGTGTTTTATTAGCCGCCCTATTACCCATAGAACGCCTATTTAACCATGAATATGAAGATGGGTCTTTGGAACAGCTTATGTTACTTGGATTACCTCCTTATGGCGTAGCATTCGCAAAAATGCTGGGGCATTGGTTAACCACAGGCCTGCCCTTACTAATTGCCAGCATTCCTTTGGCGTTAATGTTTAACTTTCCTTATCATGCACTCCCTTTATTTATCCTTAGCCTGATGATTGGCACTGGATGTTTGTCTTTACTAGGAGGAATGGCAACTTGTATTGCCTTAGGTGCCAGAAGAAGCCCATTTTTGCTTCCTTTACTGACATTTCCCTTGCTGACCCCCATTATCATTTTCGGTGCAATGATTACCGATGCTCAACTGCATACAATGAATTATATGCCTCACCTTCAATTACTTGGTGCTTGCTTTGCGCTGGCATTACCGCTTTGTCCATTCGTTGCTGGAGCTGGACTAAAATTAGCTGTGGAGTGA